The following are encoded in a window of Pseudomonas sp. St316 genomic DNA:
- a CDS encoding methyl-accepting chemotaxis protein: MIKAKAGKPLEASRSRSQIIVLFVALIVFIMLLFANFAYLNTQSTYDKQYIGHAGELRVLSQRIAKNATEAAAGKPAAFKLLSDARNDFAQHWGSLKQGDPVTGLPPAPATLRPQMRAVQLDWERLLKNTDAILSSEQTVLSLHQVAATLAETVPQLQVEYEKVVEILLQRGAPATQVAMAQRQSLLAERILGAVNTVLAGDENASQAADTFGRDAARFGQVLNGMLQGDAALKISQVQDRDARARLSEISELFEFVSGSVDEILETSPELFKVRESAGNIFNLSQTLLDEASHLATAFENLAGGRSINTIGGYVLGLLALMSIILIGLVMVRETNRQLHETAQKNERNQNAIMRLLDEIEDLADGDLTVTASVTEDFTGTIADSINYSVDQLRDLVATINLTAGQVAAAVQETQATAMHLAQASEHQAQQISEASTSINEMAQSIDQVSANAAESSAVAERSVEIANKGNEVVHNTIHGMDNIREQIQDTAKRIKRLGESSQEIGDIVSLIDDIADQTNILALNAAIQASMAGDAGRGFAVVADEVQRLAERSSAATRQIETLVRAIQADTNEAVISMEQTTTEVVRGARLAQDAGVALEEIEGVSKTLAALIQSISNAAQQQTTSAGQISLTMNVIQQITSQTSSGSTATAESIGNLAKMASQLRRSVSGFTLPAAAAAGDEEKG, encoded by the coding sequence ATGATCAAAGCAAAAGCAGGCAAGCCACTGGAAGCGTCGCGCAGTCGTTCGCAGATCATCGTGCTGTTCGTCGCGCTGATCGTCTTCATCATGCTGCTGTTCGCCAACTTCGCCTACCTCAACACCCAATCCACCTATGACAAACAGTACATCGGCCATGCCGGTGAGCTGCGTGTGCTGTCCCAGCGCATCGCCAAGAACGCCACCGAGGCCGCCGCCGGCAAGCCCGCGGCGTTCAAGCTGCTGAGCGATGCGCGCAATGACTTCGCCCAGCACTGGGGCTCCCTGAAACAGGGCGACCCGGTGACCGGCCTGCCCCCCGCGCCGGCCACCCTGCGTCCGCAGATGCGTGCCGTGCAGCTGGATTGGGAACGCCTGCTCAAGAACACCGATGCCATCCTCTCCAGCGAACAGACCGTGCTGTCGCTGCACCAGGTGGCGGCGACCCTGGCCGAAACCGTGCCGCAGTTGCAGGTCGAGTACGAAAAAGTCGTCGAGATCCTGCTGCAACGCGGCGCGCCGGCCACCCAGGTGGCCATGGCCCAGCGCCAGTCGCTGTTGGCCGAGCGGATCCTCGGCGCGGTGAATACCGTGCTGGCGGGGGACGAAAACGCCAGCCAGGCCGCGGACACCTTCGGTCGTGACGCCGCGCGTTTTGGCCAGGTGCTCAATGGCATGTTGCAAGGTGACGCGGCCCTGAAGATTTCCCAAGTCCAGGACCGCGATGCCCGGGCACGCCTGAGCGAAATCAGCGAACTCTTCGAGTTCGTCTCCGGCTCGGTGGATGAAATCCTTGAGACCTCCCCGGAGCTGTTCAAGGTCCGCGAGTCGGCCGGCAACATCTTCAACCTCTCGCAAACCCTGCTCGACGAGGCTTCGCACCTGGCCACGGCCTTCGAAAACCTCGCCGGCGGGCGTTCCATCAACACCATTGGCGGCTATGTGCTGGGCCTGCTGGCGCTGATGTCGATCATCCTGATCGGGTTGGTGATGGTCCGTGAAACCAATCGCCAGTTGCACGAAACCGCACAAAAGAACGAACGCAACCAGAACGCGATCATGCGGTTGCTGGATGAAATCGAAGACTTGGCCGATGGCGACCTGACCGTCACTGCTTCGGTCACCGAGGACTTCACCGGCACCATCGCCGACTCCATCAACTACTCGGTGGACCAACTGCGCGATCTGGTGGCGACCATCAACCTCACCGCCGGACAGGTCGCCGCCGCCGTGCAGGAAACCCAGGCCACGGCGATGCACCTGGCCCAGGCTTCCGAGCACCAGGCCCAGCAAATTTCCGAAGCTTCGACTTCAATTAATGAAATGGCCCAGTCCATCGACCAGGTATCGGCCAATGCCGCCGAGTCGTCGGCGGTGGCCGAGCGTTCGGTGGAGATCGCCAACAAGGGCAACGAGGTGGTGCACAACACCATTCATGGCATGGACAACATTCGCGAGCAGATCCAGGACACCGCCAAGCGCATCAAGCGCCTGGGTGAGTCATCCCAGGAAATCGGCGACATTGTCAGCCTGATCGACGACATTGCCGATCAGACCAACATCCTGGCTCTCAATGCCGCCATCCAGGCGTCCATGGCCGGTGATGCCGGACGCGGGTTCGCGGTGGTGGCCGATGAAGTGCAGCGCCTGGCCGAGCGCTCTTCGGCGGCCACCCGGCAAATCGAGACCCTGGTGCGGGCGATCCAGGCCGATACCAACGAGGCGGTGATTTCCATGGAGCAGACCACCACCGAGGTGGTGCGCGGCGCGCGATTGGCTCAGGACGCCGGCGTTGCCCTGGAGGAAATCGAAGGCGTGTCCAAGACCCTGGCGGCGCTGATCCAGAGCATTTCCAACGCGGCGCAGCAACAGACCACCTCGGCGGGGCAGATTTCCTTGACCATGAACGTGATCCAACAGATCACTTCGCAGACCTCATCCGGTTCCACCGCCACCGCCGAAAGCATCGGCAACCTGGCGAAAATGGCCAGCCAGCTGCGTCGTTCGGTGTCGGGGTTCACGTTGCCGGCGGCGGCAGCGGCTGGCGATGAGGAAAAAGGGTGA